The DNA region CCGATGCCACCTCCAACGTCACATCAGTTCATTGAGgccaagcttacgtgcagttgctctatttccttctttgctgccagatccattgcctttatctTAAAAGTTGCAccatttgcatttatttgtgttttccaTGTTGAAGGTATTTGCATGATGCgcaaaaatgacagttcaaaatcaaaactagtgtattcttcagcgcataatcttttACTGATAGAGAGTGCCCCCGGTGGCCGTGAGcctgtaaaaatctataaatcagCTGCTCCGTTGTATAAgccacagggttcaaagcgtggggaaaaagTAGCATCTcatagtccgaaatttatggtactttcttttctattcccatgtggccttatatctgtgtaatccctcagtcgtccaggtaggttacatagtgctccaTGAGTTTATACTAGAGACCATCCCGCAGGTCCCACATTTCTGATTGTGTATGGCCCGGCCCGCCCCGCACAGCAGAGTGTATTTATACAACCCACCCTGACCTGcactcacaaacataaaataaagtttaaaaatacgTCAATAAACGCAGCTTTATTTTAGAGAAAAACATGACCTGAAACAAACGTGAAAATAGAGTGAATCGGACAATACGATGAACCAGCAGCAGTTTtccttcaaaacaaaacatcacctCATCTTCttataaagctattcaggaaaggttcatttctgtcctgttgatgcgacatttttagtatcgatacttgttcaaatgagtatctagtttcaatactagttttggtatggATTAGCATTTGAATTTCGATACTTTCTACAGTCTTAAGACCTATGATCCTACCTGAGTCGAGGCTCCGGAGCAGGCGGTAGAAGTTGGGGAAGTACTGAAGGTCCTGGAGTCCATCGTTGGGGCTGACTTCGTTCTGAGCGTCCCTGTCCCATCGTTCATCGCCGGTCATGTCTCCTCCATCATCCCCCTCACCgtcctccatgtttttctcctcctctgccccctcctctccttcctcccctccctcctcctcttcatcatcgtTAAAGCGGCGCTGTGGGGAGCTCTCCCACTGTGGACCACCAGGGAGTGATTAATGCCATTGCCATTGAGCTAGTTTATCAGATAGAGGTTACTAATACAACATAATGCAGTGTTTCTTCCTTTCCTTTTAGTTCCTTTTATCCACTTTTGTCCTCTTTTGaatcatttcttgtttagaactacagtggaaatgatgtagttcctggtttagacctagattagacctggaatagtcctgttacagaTCTGGTCCTAAAACTGATGCTAATTAAACTGTCATATTCATTTTACCAGTGACTGTTTCTTATGTACCATTGGTTAATCTATTTATCCGTTGCTATAGATATTGTTCAATTAAAATGTTACTTTGTCCTAAAATGAACCAAATAGTTGTCACGATGCTAGTAGGGTTCAACAAGTAGGGTTTAGCAAGTAGGGTTCAACAAATAGGGTTTAGCAAGTAGGTCTCAACAAGCAGGGTTCAACAAGTAGGGTTTAACAAGTAGGGCTCAACAAGTAGGGTTCAACAAATAGGGTTCAACAAGCAGGGTTTAAGAAGTAGGGTTCAATAAGTAGGGTTAAACAAGTAGGGTTCAACAAATAGGGTTTAGCAAGTAGGGCTCAACAAGTAGGGTACAACAAATAGGGTTAAACAAATAGGGTTAAACAAGTGGGATTTAACAAGTAGGGCTCAACAAGTAGGGTTCAACAAATAGGGTTCAACAAGCAGGGTTTAAGAAGTAGGGTTCAATAAGTAGGGTTAAACAAGTAGGGCTCAACAAATAGGGTTTAGCAAGTAGGGCTCAAGAAATAGGGTTCAACAAGTAGGGCTCAACAAGTAGGGTTTAAGAAGTAGGGTTCAACAAGTAGGGTTCAGAAAATCAGCTGCTTGTTACATTGAAATTTCACTACGAAGATCGGTTTTGCAGTTTTGAAGCAGAAGTCAATGCATAAAGAGACTGGAACCACCTACAACAGTTATTTCtacttttaaaaactcaatCCAGAGTATTTTACAGGTTCAGTGCACAtgcttttaacatgtttatatcTTAAATCTGCAAATATTCCACTATCTGATGTTGCCATTCACTGTTTCATATTAGACTTGGAGTTGACTGTGTGTTTGCACCGTGTTTGCGTCcgagtcctgctcctcctcctcgcctctgGGCTCCTCGCTCTCTTCCGTTTCCTCCACTTCATTTTTCTGGGCATTTTTAGTGATGAGTTTCTGCAGCGCCTCGGCAACCTGGTACTCCAGAGAGTCCGCCTCGCTGTCAGTGAtctgaacaaaacaacagacagGACAGCGCTCAGACCAAAAATATGAGATGATGATGTAACTCTCTCAGATGGGGCACGAGTTTTCTGTATCAATTTCATGCTGTTATCTTTTGAGAActgactaaaagaaaaaaatccacaaatgtaaGTAGGGCTTTTAATCGCTCTATGGCAtggactaattattttattgagAAAAAGCATTTATATGGTCTCTGTAAACAAATATGCAATTTATCAGCACTTTTTTAGTCAGGAATGGTCTTAAGTCTTTTGAATGTTTAACTattctataaaaataaaacttaatttgTTGATTATCCCGTCATATTTATCTAACCAGAccctaaaatgttacatattaaaacacttaaagcagacctattcaccaaaatcaacttttcagagcttttaaacatgttacagttattttcttcttatttactgtctgaaattgtatttgaaatgatttgtgcatgtttgagtaatctttaattgtttattttcaagacaccatattatccccgttttcaccgccaccggtacacgcccactgtgatttaattcgttctccagttttattttcctaaTGAGTGACacacataggattcggcagcgtcacgtAGAAAAAAAGCACGACTCGCTAATGTGACCTGCAGCTAACCATACGAGGAGCCGACAACTACGCGGCTcgttgttgtgatgacgtttacggcgacatcagctcccattgggcaccgcagttttctaatgtgaaaACCAGcggagttgtttcttttattaagtcgttttagataaatattgcaatttaaaatgcgcaaattctaacataatgatccatgaggagtcatagattataactatagagcagacacgagcacaacAGGTGTTCTTTAAGTCCATAGACAATTATAATGCCATCTGACTTATAGCTTACATCACACATTAGCACAAAGAAAACCCCGTCTGTGTCAGTCCAAACCACTCTAACACTGGGAAATTGCTTATCGAGTGGCAAAACAGTCATTTGCAGTGCGGATTTTTAGCTTTATTGGAACAAATCACAATTCACACTCAAGAGCGCGCCCAGAATGAGATCGTGCTGTTAAAATGTCACGCcacccacagcgccccctctggtgCCAAAGGGGTGGGTTTATGTGACATCATTAAACTCTTACGAGGCAGTAGTTTAAAAATTTAGGGGGAGGAACAAAGAAGTGCATGGTATGACTTATAAACTTTCacaatgcagatgttttgaactggtttatgattaatatctatggaacagcctccctctgccagTCCTCTCGGTCTTTACTGTAGTTTAAGATTAGACTGAACGCcaacctcttctccctggcatttaatacaagctagacaggatatttagtttttttattgttctttttctatGTATCATGTTAcctatatatatgttttttcttattcAGTTTTTGAAGGACATTACTTTAGTTAACTTCTACAGACAAACTTTGTACCAGTTTTTGTGGAGcaggtaattacagagatattcaccataaaccagcacaaaacatctgcattttgacagGTAAATTCTTATATTTTGCTAGCACAACGCACTCACCAGCCCCAGTTTGAGCAGCCGGGACACGATCCGGTCAAACACTCCTCTGTCGTCTTCTTCATAGATTTTGTTTGCGATTTTCTGCACGATGTCCTCGGCTGTCAGAGGAGTGCCATCTACCTGACGGAAGCTCTCTGGGACATCtgctggaaaaataaaaatatatgaataaaacattgcatTGTAAGTAGCAGAGGTAGATGTTATTTTAACGTGTTTACAGGTGTAATATTCAAATCGGTGCAATGGCCCAGGGGTTAGGCTGAACAGCACACGGCCTGCCTCGGTGACTGGCTCATGGTTTGGACAATGAGCTGAATGTCTCACCcataaactgtatttataaatggacagagctaacctgctagctaccatgttccaaatagggagAGATTATggctgcgcttccggctccctggactctggctccaatttactttacattagaaaactgtcgctctctctctgtacctgctgctgtcagactcgtcattttggtcttaaatgttcgtattaacccgctctacatgatcctagtttttatttcactattgtgtccgtaactcaagatatgaacgttaataacagacaaatcaggcgccttctttcccctgaggtcgctccctgctaaaccggcggtgcgggcaggaaggggtgttaccttcaacatcttcgctccagattggctctttggttgctatgatactcgtggtcgtaattccaaatatggaattaaGCTCCAAATTGACCCCTATAACTTCAatcctcgacgagcttcatttggctgaaacCAAACGCTATGGGCCATTGACAATTGAAACGATTTCACCTGctctgtaaatattttttatacattacataaatcatttttatacattttcagtaTGGAAGAAgagaaaatcagatgctaattgatactaaaatactagtatcaaaactagatacaaatttgagcaggtatcgatactaaaaaaaagtcccattcacaaaaTTTagtatgatcttgagctgtatcagaacaagtataagacacatacactAGTATATGTCCATGTCCAGGGATTACAGATATAAGCccgcatggtaatataaaagaaagtactaccatttaatgttgaatatCACATTCCTCTGTCTAAATAAATcactgtggtattggaatcggtatcacgtatcgagtctattccttagtattgaaatcgagtttgaaatttttgtatcgtaGGGCTTGTCATGACTTTAAAATACACTTTGAAGCACGATTTATTGCACgattttaactatattttttattatttactatatCATTAAATGGCCAGATCTCACTTATTCaaccacagctcaaatcttattccattacaacaaaaataccccaaatgtCCCTATTTTTGCAACAACTTTACCATTACTACAGGCCTACTACCAGCTACTCACTTCAACTTTGGGTATTGTACTTTTGCAGTGGATTTGGAAGTAGTAGTCTTGTTGTAATGTTTAAAGACAGCAGGAGAATGCCATGCGCAACAATACAAAGAGCGTGCCAGATTGGCTCTTACGTAACAGTTCTCATTTCTAAAGGTTTTTCGACTCAGTTAAAATaagaatttggaaaaaaatgtcttcAATGAATCATGCACGGATTTGTACAGTGCGACTATTTCAGCGAGTGTGAGAAAACAAAAGTCCGCCAcgttctagttgtttttagaaGCAGAGTAACCGGACACGTTTCTCATTGCCAAAATTGGATCAATGAAAAAGTGCTATCCGGAGTTTTGAGTTTCAGCTAGCTCGGGTAACAGGAAGAAGCCGGTATAAAATGGCTGCGTATTGAGAAGTAGATACGGGAACGAGGCTGCGAATTTGCAAGCAGTTTTTCATGAAAGCGCTTGGTTCGTTCCGCACGTAatcaagtcatttttttttttcagtcagacAAAGTTAAAGGCaaataaagacacatttatatagcgctttttcaacttcaaggcactcagtTTTACATCAAGTTTTACATCAGGGCAGCGTTCATCCGTGGGAACTgtattcgaactgccaaccttcggatcagtgggcaaacgctctaccaactgagccgctgtcaTCCTACACGATCACATTACCGATTATAGACGAGCAGATACCAGAATGAAAATCAAGGTCGCaagcaatgtttttatttgtgccgTTTCATTTACATCACAtcatttaaaggttcactgcgTAACCTTGGAGGATCatatgctcgtctccatggagatgttatcgctctacctgaaatgttccacactatggcaacGTTAACGTATTTATGTTGATGGAGACAGGCataagttataggtcagatctgtacaaaACAAACGACCCCCACACATGTTGAGCAACGAAAACACTGGTAATAAAACAAACGCTAGACtaggtatgtttaatgccatactgtggaacattccaggtaaagcaatagaGGTGATATGCATGGTGATAGGCAGGAAGCACACCCACGACCAGTTACGACTGACCTTTAATACGGATTATTAAATTATGTAAAAGAGATTAGGTTTtcgggttgttttttttgttttaatccagACATCTCTTTTGTAACAAACACTAATAATCTTTTTGCCTATTCTGTTTCATATGATGTTATAGAAAGTTACTGAGGCTTTTTGATGTATGGCTTCTTAAAGAATCTAAAGAATTTTCCACTATTATAAACACACTAAGAAAAGGACATTTGAGTCAAGGCCAGAGACTGCAGTGTTTCTAATAGATTTCACTGAACAAGGAGAAAACACAcaactgtaataataatgcgaaacttaaggcactcaaagaaaGCATAGATCTTTACCTTGAACTATCTTGCACTTTTAAATCTCTACAGTATATCCGGTACAAAGACTAGTTCATCTGCGTAAACTCTGTCTCACAAATGTTAAGAATCTCTTCAAACTTTCATTAAAGCAAGCCTACTCTACAAAATCcactttcagagcttttagccatgttatagttctattccttctcatttaccgtcttgaagtgtttgagtaatctttagtCACTTATAATCAaaacgccattttgctgatcaactcCCTTTTTTACCGCCACCGGTGATATAGGCATAGGATTTGGCAATGTCACGtactcattttggtacaaatgacaaaaaaaatgcactaCTCGCTAGTGTATGTGCAGTTagccatagggggcgccgacagctacagggctctttgttgtgatgatgtttgcgGTGACGTCAGTTCCCATTTGACACCGAAATTTTCGTTTTAGAtgaatcgcagtgtgactctgaagtgctgtatatttgcaagttttctccccaacgaaacccacaatgtcaatgaaacgttctgcaccgacaaagacacgTTTGAAAGTTTGAACtgtgagagagtttaaacaagagagaaatgtgagaaaatgttaatgcctgtgtgagaaaagtgtataaagtgtgtggtgaggggttttacagccacaaacatatagaataattgtaaaaaataaagctgatactttgcagatttcgcctgttgcaggttatttttagaatgtaacctccacgataaacgagggaacactgtactgCATttataaaaggtgcactatgtaatatttCTGAGGTTCTGTCACCTTCttctgttgttgctttgcctggaatgttccacagtatggcattaaactaatctatcatCATGGAACAAGCAGGTGATTCAAAGGGCAAATTACAACTCGCTCACTGTAAGTattcatgttttcaaggtatttctttgCAAGAAAAccacatgtaattaaataaatgcaaactagaaaggtttaatgcaatactgtgggacattctgagcaaagcaataatataataatatatataaaatatccaGGAAACATAGTATACCTTTTTATCTAGATCTCTGTATCTCCGTTTTGATCTGCCTGAAgactagcgttagcattagcggcACATAGGTTAATCTCTCACGTGtgctctctgtctcactgtctcaccGTGACCCTGTCGCTAACACGTGTTTCCATGGCAGCGCTGCCTTAAAGTGCACCTGACcgggtttcatgtttttctgattATTATTTGGCTTAGtgagatagtacctgtggtctatatttatcatagttttacatcgtTTAGGTGGCAATTTGTGggaaaaacactgaaaagaaaagtacaggAAGCAGTGCTGCGTTTTAAAAGAGAATAATTCAACCTATGTCATAAACACCAGAAGTTCCAtctaaaatgcagggacaatttatgcaAAATGAAGGCATTTTTCAGATTGACCATtgacttaacaaaataaaagtgtgttattTGTAATAGtctcatgataaatatttctAGGTAACagaaactacctcttcatgtgTATCTGATGCCTGTGGATTCAAtatataattcaaatataatCATGAAATTAGTAGTCTAATCTGTCGTATTTATTTTAAGTCACTTCTTGTTGTGACACGCGGCACACAGTGTGTTCAAGCACAGCTCAGACGACACCATCTCACACCAGACTGACCAATATAACAAACTTATTACCACCTCGCAGCATGTGGCCAGTTGAAGCAGCAGGACAGGAGGCCTGTGCAATACGGCATGAAATGTTTGAGTCAATATTGTCACGAAACAcgtgtggatcattatgttataatttgcacattttaaatcgcaatgttCATCTAAAGCAACTTCATAAATTAATTAACAACTCTGACTTCtgagttagaaaactgcggtgcccagtgaGAGCTGATGCcggcgtaaacatcatcacaacaaagagccgtgtagctgtcggtgCCTCCTTTGGACAGCTGCGAAATTGCCAAACTGCCAAATTCTACGTGCATCATCTAttaggaaaataaaactgaagaacaaagtaagtacagagaaatGGGCGTGAGCTGCTGGCTGTGAAAATTTGGAAAAATGGAAATACTGATTGGCAATATGCAATTAAAGTAAAtatgaattgtattttttttaggtcAACTCCACTGACTAAAAGATTGTCTTCTTGTTCATTAAAAGAATGTGCATTTCTAAATAGTTATAGTAGTTGTAGAAATATGTAGAAAATAGACTCAACTGCAAGGCTAGCATACAGCTAAAACCCAAGCAAAATCGGAAACCGTGCCacttttttatcatgataaaatcTGATATAAGGAAACGTGCCAATttgttctggttgtttatttgctGAACATAAAGGACTACTTGTGTTTAGATTTTAAATGACTTCATTTGAAATCAACACAAATTTCTACTTAAGTTTACTTGaacttgaaaatgacattatagctcaacagtgaccgcccaccccagttctgcaagtaaatttctctcatttttctcatagatcttccggaaaaaaaagtatattaaaggTTTGCAAGCTCAGGGTTGATCAGATGTGTAGTaactaataattttatttaaagtctgtTTCGGAAGCCTTATAAAACAgcaagttattaaagcattttgcagaatcttgcaAAATGCGTTGTGCTTTTTGGGCTTAAAACAACCACGTTATTGATATTAGTTAGCaggtagctggttagcctccgcaCTGCCACTGTCTGAATGCTCCACACTGTTCTTTCATGAGTGGTTGTCATAGATACAATAGGTACCTACCCTGGTACTTCCCATCGCTCATCCCGTTCTTGGTGGAATCGTAGTCCTCTGCCAATCGCCGGTTCTTGGTAGAGTCTGACTCATCGGGCACAAACCGATCGCTCTTTTGGCTGCTCTGGTCTGGCACATCTTCGGACTCCATCTTGGACTTCTGGCCCTCAGCCAACGACTTGAGAGCACTGAAGTCATCATTGTCCTGCGCCGTGTCCTTGGAGGCAGCCGGATGTTTGCTCCCTGTACGGAAACAACACGATTACTcagacaaaatgttaaaaataagatGGCTAACGTCGCTGTTACTGTAAACGTTGCAATATGAAGCCACTCAGCAAAAGGAAATATCGCCATTAATTGATCGACAATTCGGGTTCCACTTACCGGCTGACAGGACCGCAGCCTTCACGCTATCTGCTTCAGCAATCTGGCAACGTGACAGATTAAACAAGTCATTTCCACGTGTAAAATAGGATCAGATTAAAAATTGTGTGGCTGGTCAATATCTACTATGTTTGGAATGTTCTGGTAAAGGATATTGTACAGGAAATTAACCTGGGATTTTGTAAACGTACACACCTGGTCTATTAGAGGCTTTTCTTCTGTCAGCTGTCTGTTGtacactgttttatctgcaacACAATgagaatataaataaaatgaatgaactaAAGAAAAGCTTATGAAAGGTAACATCTGGCATCTGTTTTTGCTTTGCATCGAATGTTCAGGGACATTTGATGCAAATTGTGTATAcataaatcactttttttttaaactgatcaggtatttcttttattatagGTGTAAGGATTGAGttgctgaagaaaaaaaaaaaaaacaaaaaactgcattcTTATTGTTGGTGTACTCTTCAAACATCTGACCTATAATCTGGCCAGGAGATAggtgtcatactgtggagcattctgcaatgcattaacatctccatggagacgagcaggtggcagcccatccaccagaaaatgtacattgCACTCCTTTAAATAAAAGAACAGGGTGTGCAGTGATGACAAGTTTGTATTCAATTTAAAGGACAAATTTAGTCATTGTGGAAAAATAGGCAATAGAAATTATATGTTTCTATGTTATTAAAGTAAGGGTATTATGCAagattgactttttggagctttctaccatgttatagcgttgttccctcattaaaaatatgcctgaatttagcaatctct from Periophthalmus magnuspinnatus isolate fPerMag1 chromosome 3, fPerMag1.2.pri, whole genome shotgun sequence includes:
- the scg3 gene encoding secretogranin-3 isoform X2; protein product: MAPKYAVFVVFFQLFTLNVVIQTFAFPTPASTEDKTVYNRQLTEEKPLIDQIAEADSVKAAVLSAGSKHPAASKDTAQDNDDFSALKSLAEGQKSKMESEDVPDQSSQKSDRFVPDESDSTKNRRLAEDYDSTKNGMSDGKYQDVPESFRQVDGTPLTAEDIVQKIANKIYEEDDRGVFDRIVSRLLKLGLITDSEADSLEYQVAEALQKLITKNAQKNEVEETEESEEPRGEEEEQDSDANTWESSPQRRFNDDEEEEGGEEGEEGAEEEKNMEDGEGDDGGDMTGDERWDRDAQNEVSPNDGLQDLQYFPNFYRLLRSLDSERDTQERETLITIMKTLIDFVKMMVKYGTITPEEGVSYLENLDAMIALQTKNKLGKSLGPADFTVAGKSVDEDDNTKAEAAKMQKEYENLKDSTKEEQPSPDTSRPGKSETYLEAIRKNIEWLKKHSKEEGKDDYDLSKLKDFMDQQVDSYIEKGIISKDEGGTIKRIYSSL
- the scg3 gene encoding secretogranin-3 isoform X1; the encoded protein is MAPKYAVFVVFFQLFTLNVVIQTFAFPTPASTEDKTVYNRQLTEEKPLIDQIAEADSVKAAVLSAGSKHPAASKDTAQDNDDFSALKSLAEGQKSKMESEDVPDQSSQKSDRFVPDESDSTKNRRLAEDYDSTKNGMSDGKYQADVPESFRQVDGTPLTAEDIVQKIANKIYEEDDRGVFDRIVSRLLKLGLITDSEADSLEYQVAEALQKLITKNAQKNEVEETEESEEPRGEEEEQDSDANTWESSPQRRFNDDEEEEGGEEGEEGAEEEKNMEDGEGDDGGDMTGDERWDRDAQNEVSPNDGLQDLQYFPNFYRLLRSLDSERDTQERETLITIMKTLIDFVKMMVKYGTITPEEGVSYLENLDAMIALQTKNKLGKSLGPADFTVAGKSVDEDDNTKAEAAKMQKEYENLKDSTKEEQPSPDTSRPGKSETYLEAIRKNIEWLKKHSKEEGKDDYDLSKLKDFMDQQVDSYIEKGIISKDEGGTIKRIYSSL